GTCGTCTTCCAGCACTACCCGCTCTTCGAGCGCCGTCGCGTCCTCAGCAACCTCGTCGTTGCCGGCAGACGAGCTGGCAATACGCGTGCCGAGGCGACCCAGCGTGCGTACCATTACCTCGAGCGGTTCCACATGGCCGACCGCGCGATGTTCTACCCCGCGCAGCTCTCCGGCGGTCAGCGCCAGCGCGTGGCCATCGCGCAGCAGCTCATGTGCTCTGAGCATTTCATCGTCATGGACGAGCCGTTCTCCGGGCTCGATCCCATCCAGGTGCAGACGGTCGTTGATCTCATCTTCGAGGTCGCGGGAATGCACGAGCTCAACACGGTCATCGTCGTGTCGCACGATGTGGACGCCACGGTGCTCGCGGCGGATACGATCTGGTTCATGGGACGCGACCGCGATGAGCACGGCGCGATCATCCCGGGCGCGAGGATCCAGGAGGTCATTGATCTCGTGCCTCTCGGCCTCGCCTGGTGGCAGAGCCCCACGTGGGATTCCCCCGGCCTTGACGAGTGCGCCCGTACGCTCCGGAAACGCTTCAGCAATCTCTAGCAGGCGAGCGGGGTCCGATACGCATCGGGCCCCGCTCCACCACTCCACCTCCCGCCCGCGCCGCACCGCTCCTCCAAGCGCGGCGCGGACGGGAGCCGAAGTGGCTTCATACTTCCTTCACAATCAGGATAAGTCCGCTCCGACATCAGGGGCGAGGAAGGAGTGCCCATGGATGGGAAGTCCCTCGCAAAGGAGAACGCGGTGCGGGCGTTCAACGCGCCCGGGAACATCGCGAGCGGTGTTATTGCAGGTTTTTGCAGTATTGTCCTCGGTCCGCTTCCCCTCATCCTCTGGGGGTTGGGGTCGAGCGCATGGATGATCCATGCAACCGCAAACCGGCGGTACATCACAGACATCCTCAAGGATGAACAGGCCGAGCGGCTCGCCGCGCGTAGCCGCGAGCGCGATGTGCTTCACCGGCGCATCACGGCGACGATGGAGCAGGAACCGTTCGCGGGCTGGGTGTGGAGCAGTGCGATCCCGCACTACCTCAACCAGTACACGAAGCTCGTGAACATCCGCGATCGCGTGGCACGCATCGCGAACGACCGGTCCGAAATCGTGCGAGACGCCGAGGATACGATGCTCCGGCGGCTCGACGACATGCTCACCAAGTACCTCAAGTTCGTGTGGTCGCGGATCGGGTACTTGCAGAACCTCACCGGCGAGCGTCTCGACCTCGTGGAAGATGCTCCGGTGCCGCCGGTGCGTCTGTCGTTTATGCGGCGCGTCGTTGGTGCTCTCGTCGTGTCTTCGGAAGGAGAGGACACGGTGCACCGCGATCCCGTGGAGCGTCATCGTCGTCAGGGTTCGCTCGATGGCAATCACCTCATTGGTACCATTGAGCGACAGATCACCAATCTCCAACAGCTCGCCCAGGATGAGCCCGCAACTGCAGCGCATCGCCTTTCGCACGCGCGGTTGCTGGAGAATCGGCTCAGCATCCTGCAGCAGTGCCGCGAGCATGATCGTCGCGTCACCGCGCAGCTCGAGGCGTTTCCGGATGGGTTTGATCTCATCCTCACGAGGGTCTCGGCGACGCAGTACCAGGCAGAGGAAGTCGTGCAGTGCATGGAAGCGCTCGCGACGGATGTCGAGGATACCGAGCGGTTCGTGGAGGCGATGACGCCGCTCATGGACGGTGCGCTGTCCGACATTGACCTCATGGTCACCACGACCACTTGAGGAGTACCACGGGCCTCGGCGCATACCGCGTCGAGGCCCGCTTCACACGCCATGAGTGTAGGAGGTAGCTGTGGACCATAGCACCTGTTTTGAGACGATTGCCCGGCGTTACGCGGGCGGGCGAGAGCGCCTGTTCATCCTCCACGGGAATACCCGAGACCTGTTCCCGGGTCTCACGGGGGAGGAGCGGGTGGCGCTCCGCACGCTGCCGGATGCACTCTACGCCCACCTCTCGAGTGATTTGGCGCAGCGCGCGTCGCGCATCTGGATGCACTACGGCGTGGGGCATGGCACGCGGTTCATGAACTCGGAGGCCGACGGGGTGGCGCGGATGATGGGCATCCTTGGCGCGGAGATCAATCGCTTCGTCGCGGCGCGGAAGCCCGTGGAGTTCTTCGGACTCCTGGACGAGGTCTGCCAGGGCCGCGAGAAGATCGGATATGGTGATGGGATGCGCAAGGTTCCCATTCCACTCCGCGTGATCGTCACCGAAGCACAGCTCACCTTCCCCAACGCACCGACGCACTTTCTCCAGCAGGAGGATCGCGCGCTCCTCGCGCGGTTGCGGCGGTTTGCGATCGAGCCGGCATACGATGACACGAACACGCTCCTCGTGCTCGTCACCGATTCGCTCACCGACCTCCACCCGGAGCTCCGTGAGGTGGCAGTGACGCTGGAGCTCAGTCGCCCGAACGAGGAGACGATTACCGCGTTCCTCGCGGAGACCATGGCGAGGCGCAACGTCGTGTTCGCCGACGGTGCCGATGGGCGGCGTACCGCGCGTCTCGCCGTGGGACTCACGCGACGACAGGTGGAGACCATCGCCGTCGAGTGTGCGGCGCAAGCGCAGCCACTCACGAGTGCCGTCCTCGAACAGCGACGCGCAGAGCTCATTCGGCGCGACTACGGCGACCTCCTCGAGTTCATCGAGCCGCGCTGGACGCTCGACGATGTGGGCGGGCACGCACTCGCCGTTGCCGAGCTTCGCACGCTCGCCGCCGCGCTCGCGCGCGGTGACCGCGACATCCCCTCCGGCATCATCGTGGGTGGGCAGAACGGCGTGGGCAAGACGCACCTCCTCACGGGATTTGCCGGAACGGCCGGCGTCACGGTGGCGGTGCTCAAGCCCTTCAAGTCCTCCGGCTACGGTGAATCGGAGAAAGCGTGGGGACGGATCGCCACCGCGCTCACCTCCGCCGGTCAGATCATCGTCATCG
This portion of the bacterium genome encodes:
- a CDS encoding ATP-binding cassette domain-containing protein, whose product is MATNFVDDRKDNGVIFRAEGISLAFGDKRILRDLTCEVRDVVRPGHVTGQVIGLLGPSGVGKTQLLRIIAGLNRPDSGAVFIGHELLPAQRGMVGVVFQHYPLFERRRVLSNLVVAGRRAGNTRAEATQRAYHYLERFHMADRAMFYPAQLSGGQRQRVAIAQQLMCSEHFIVMDEPFSGLDPIQVQTVVDLIFEVAGMHELNTVIVVSHDVDATVLAADTIWFMGRDRDEHGAIIPGARIQEVIDLVPLGLAWWQSPTWDSPGLDECARTLRKRFSNL
- a CDS encoding ATP-binding protein encodes the protein MDHSTCFETIARRYAGGRERLFILHGNTRDLFPGLTGEERVALRTLPDALYAHLSSDLAQRASRIWMHYGVGHGTRFMNSEADGVARMMGILGAEINRFVAARKPVEFFGLLDEVCQGREKIGYGDGMRKVPIPLRVIVTEAQLTFPNAPTHFLQQEDRALLARLRRFAIEPAYDDTNTLLVLVTDSLTDLHPELREVAVTLELSRPNEETITAFLAETMARRNVVFADGADGRRTARLAVGLTRRQVETIAVECAAQAQPLTSAVLEQRRAELIRRDYGDLLEFIEPRWTLDDVGGHALAVAELRTLAAALARGDRDIPSGIIVGGQNGVGKTHLLTGFAGTAGVTVAVLKPFKSSGYGESEKAWGRIATALTSAGQIIVIVQEADAALGQRTGQNVHEVSKLVLVEQLKLMGDPAYRGKILWLLDTCRPDKLVPDVKRPGRAERMIPLFPETEPARIMEILRVQVALLTRNQGYEFADGFLPNFPDQLLKRFIGKTGAQIARALQRAKRLAREEETWPITSPNLHAVVRKDTLFDAEPRAYELQRLIAIAEAIETDNADLVPQHYLDPVKRDGIAGLQRTIEELRRVCDVN